One part of the Aurantibacillus circumpalustris genome encodes these proteins:
- a CDS encoding FluC/FEX family fluoride channel: MNFLFVFFGGGIGCLMRYMIGLGFQRSSATLPWATFFSNISACFIFAGVLWIMQHKDVNNANLRLLLLVGLCGGLSTFSTFGYETYLLLKQSLYLVALLNILVTTSLSIFIFYLFN, encoded by the coding sequence ATGAATTTCTTATTTGTTTTTTTTGGTGGTGGAATTGGTTGCTTAATGCGCTATATGATTGGACTTGGCTTTCAAAGATCCTCAGCTACTTTACCTTGGGCAACTTTTTTCTCAAACATAAGCGCCTGTTTTATTTTCGCTGGTGTTTTATGGATAATGCAACACAAAGATGTGAATAACGCAAACCTCAGACTTCTTTTATTAGTAGGCCTGTGCGGAGGCTTGAGCACGTTTTCTACTTTTGGTTATGAAACTTATTTACTCTTAAAACAAAGTCTGTACTTAGTTGCTTTGCTAAACATTCTTGTAACGACTTCACTTAGTATTTTTATTTTTTACCTTTTTAATTAA
- a CDS encoding leucyl aminopeptidase family protein translates to MAIISLKNKVSDASHVLVITEKFVSEFNLPDKVNNYIAEEFKQKDKKTLTYNYIGKYISIIIIDPKKEANALNEQLRKHGAGVADGLNAHKAKEVYIYNQTKLPLLSLVAAEGIALSNYQFIPHKTKDKNENELMSIFITNSKINAKLVDELNAVCEATTLARNLVNEPVNILNAVALSDAFKKMGKEAGFKVEVYKKEKITQLKMGGILAVNAGSVDEPTFSIMEYKPANAKNKKPYVLVGKGVVYDTGGLSLKPTANSMDMMKCDMAGAAAVGCAMYAIAKAKLNVHVIALVPATDNRPGFNAFAPGDIITMMDGSTVEMLNSDAEGRMILADALHFAKRYTPELTIDVATLTGAAAAAIGSFGIVGMGTAKEKHKERLQQSGLRVHERIAEFPFWEEYGDLMKSDIADQKNLGGAFGGAITAGKFLEKFTDYPYYHLDIAGPAFITAKDSYRTKGGTGVGVRLFFDLFKHL, encoded by the coding sequence ATGGCAATTATTAGTTTAAAGAATAAAGTAAGCGATGCTTCTCATGTTCTTGTGATTACTGAAAAATTTGTTAGTGAGTTTAATTTACCTGACAAAGTAAACAACTATATCGCAGAAGAGTTTAAACAAAAAGACAAAAAAACACTTACCTACAATTATATTGGGAAATATATTTCTATTATTATCATTGATCCAAAAAAAGAAGCGAATGCTCTCAACGAACAGTTGCGCAAACATGGTGCTGGTGTTGCCGATGGGTTAAATGCGCACAAAGCCAAAGAGGTTTATATTTACAATCAAACTAAATTACCTTTATTGTCGTTAGTTGCGGCTGAAGGCATTGCCTTGAGTAATTATCAATTTATTCCACATAAAACAAAAGATAAAAACGAAAATGAATTAATGTCCATTTTTATTACGAATTCTAAGATTAATGCAAAGTTAGTTGATGAATTAAACGCAGTGTGTGAGGCTACCACCTTGGCGCGTAATTTAGTCAATGAACCTGTAAACATATTAAATGCGGTTGCGCTTTCAGATGCGTTTAAAAAAATGGGTAAGGAAGCTGGTTTTAAGGTGGAGGTTTACAAAAAAGAAAAAATCACGCAACTAAAAATGGGTGGAATTCTTGCTGTAAATGCCGGAAGTGTAGACGAACCTACATTTAGCATTATGGAGTACAAACCAGCCAATGCAAAAAACAAAAAGCCTTATGTACTTGTTGGAAAAGGGGTTGTTTACGATACAGGCGGATTAAGTTTGAAACCCACCGCAAATAGTATGGACATGATGAAATGCGATATGGCTGGCGCGGCAGCAGTTGGTTGTGCTATGTACGCTATTGCAAAAGCAAAGTTAAATGTACATGTGATTGCTTTGGTTCCAGCGACTGATAACCGTCCTGGTTTTAATGCCTTTGCTCCGGGTGATATCATTACCATGATGGATGGAAGTACGGTTGAAATGCTTAACTCCGATGCAGAAGGACGAATGATTTTGGCAGATGCCTTGCATTTTGCAAAACGTTACACACCAGAACTGACAATTGACGTAGCCACTTTAACTGGCGCTGCAGCCGCGGCTATTGGTTCCTTTGGTATTGTAGGCATGGGCACAGCAAAAGAAAAACATAAAGAACGTCTTCAACAAAGTGGTTTACGTGTGCATGAGCGCATTGCAGAATTTCCATTCTGGGAAGAGTATGGTGATTTAATGAAAAGTGATATTGCTGATCAAAAAAATTTAGGTGGCGCTTTTGGTGGCGCTATTACTGCAGGGAAATTTCTGGAGAAGTTTACAGATTATCCGTATTACCATTTAGATATTGCAGGTCCGGCTTTTATAACGGCTAAAGACAGTTATCGAACTAAAGGAGGAACAGGAGTGGGCGTGCGACTATTTTTCGATTTATTTAAACATCTTTAA
- a CDS encoding T9SS type A sorting domain-containing protein, with translation MKNLLVIIIFCFISSSFKAQYRKLPLDTNHYWQQSTTISTVGPPINCSYYLKVTKDSMINGKVFKYINSFDVTNFQCYRAGVIREDTLLKIVYSVANNQEYILYNFNKVVGDTAALLSNNSTVQTHTLISKDSVLINDGFYHKRFTFDNSQPIIEGVGSLGGLLAPFDGFEAFSTLNCLARISPTLSVYSSLGLGSSCPLTTSLPLNNMDKKGINIFPNPSTDLINIRFEKSRPKSIFIKNILGQTIMQYANIHLDLLTIEVSKFESGYYFIQLNFENEAITQTFIKN, from the coding sequence ATGAAAAATTTATTAGTCATAATTATTTTCTGTTTTATTTCATCTTCTTTTAAAGCACAATACCGAAAATTACCTTTAGACACAAATCACTACTGGCAGCAGTCTACTACTATTAGTACTGTAGGTCCACCGATAAATTGTTCTTATTATTTGAAGGTGACCAAAGACAGTATGATTAATGGAAAAGTATTTAAATATATTAACAGCTTTGATGTAACCAACTTTCAATGTTATAGGGCTGGGGTAATTCGAGAAGACACCTTGCTTAAGATTGTTTATTCTGTTGCAAATAATCAAGAGTACATTCTCTATAACTTTAACAAGGTAGTAGGCGACACTGCAGCCTTGTTAAGTAATAATTCTACGGTGCAAACCCATACGCTGATTTCAAAAGACAGCGTATTAATTAACGATGGATTTTATCATAAACGATTTACATTTGATAATTCACAACCTATCATTGAAGGTGTTGGTAGTTTAGGAGGTTTATTGGCACCTTTTGATGGATTCGAAGCTTTTTCAACACTCAATTGTCTTGCACGAATTAGTCCAACCTTATCAGTATATAGCAGCTTAGGTTTAGGATCAAGCTGCCCACTTACAACAAGCCTACCCTTAAATAATATGGATAAAAAGGGAATCAACATTTTTCCAAATCCGTCTACAGATTTAATCAACATTCGTTTCGAAAAATCTAGGCCGAAGTCAATCTTCATAAAAAATATTCTCGGACAAACAATTATGCAGTATGCTAATATCCATCTAGATCTCCTAACCATAGAGGTTTCAAAATTTGAATCAGGGTACTATTTTATTCAGCTTAATTTTGAAAACGAGGCGATTACCCAAACTTTTATTAAAAACTAA
- a CDS encoding cysteine-rich CWC family protein, with translation MLDRKEEETNCPRCEKKFICNPNDISACNCSKVELTTEEYRFISSQFKICVCNVCLKDLKDEYNKKFHYNKPNNFKDRTYSIFLLFVLFFEIMNAQTYAPSVGQAGTTAIHKDSSVFVNWAVASQITRGYQNISNPSLGFATSGDNAMATGKAEGSAVSLGDGGYAICTFEKSIRNDAGFDFAVFENGFDDVFLELAFVEVSSDGVNFFRFKAHSLSDTVAQTNGFGSTDATKINNLAGKYRGGYGTPFDLQELAGTVGLDVNAITHVKIIDVVGSLNNNYASRDFNMNKINDPWPTPFPSGGFDLDAVGVIHQSTIAGIHEDKDPIPVSIYPNPVKAGEFIYLDKLPFGTSVELQDASGKIIVKVKLTLEQETLHQEKQTISTKGLCVGLYSLKIISGNTLLIKRVIVSE, from the coding sequence ATGTTAGATAGAAAAGAAGAAGAAACAAATTGTCCGCGTTGCGAAAAAAAATTCATTTGCAACCCAAATGATATAAGTGCTTGTAATTGCTCTAAAGTGGAACTTACCACCGAAGAGTATCGCTTTATAAGTTCTCAATTTAAGATCTGTGTCTGTAATGTGTGCTTAAAGGATCTTAAAGACGAGTACAATAAAAAATTTCATTACAACAAGCCAAATAATTTTAAGGATCGTACATACAGTATCTTTCTGCTTTTTGTTTTATTCTTTGAAATAATGAATGCGCAAACCTATGCGCCATCAGTAGGGCAAGCGGGCACTACAGCAATACACAAAGATAGTTCTGTATTTGTGAATTGGGCGGTTGCGAGCCAAATTACACGAGGTTATCAAAATATTTCGAATCCAAGTTTAGGTTTTGCTACTTCCGGAGATAATGCAATGGCCACGGGTAAAGCCGAAGGCAGCGCTGTTAGTCTGGGTGACGGTGGTTATGCCATTTGTACTTTTGAAAAATCAATTCGTAATGATGCAGGATTTGATTTTGCAGTTTTTGAGAACGGTTTCGATGATGTTTTTTTGGAACTCGCATTTGTAGAAGTGAGTAGTGATGGTGTGAATTTTTTCAGGTTTAAAGCCCATTCATTAAGTGATACGGTGGCACAAACAAATGGATTTGGATCAACAGATGCGACAAAAATAAATAATCTGGCTGGGAAATACAGGGGCGGCTACGGTACTCCTTTTGATTTGCAGGAACTTGCTGGTACCGTAGGTTTAGATGTAAATGCGATTACACACGTAAAAATTATTGATGTAGTGGGAAGTCTTAATAATAATTATGCCAGTCGTGATTTTAACATGAATAAAATAAACGATCCTTGGCCAACCCCTTTTCCTTCGGGCGGTTTTGATTTGGATGCTGTTGGAGTTATTCATCAATCAACAATAGCAGGAATACATGAGGATAAAGATCCTATTCCTGTTTCAATTTATCCAAATCCTGTAAAAGCAGGAGAATTTATTTATCTTGATAAATTGCCTTTTGGAACATCTGTTGAGTTGCAGGATGCTTCCGGTAAAATAATTGTAAAGGTAAAACTTACATTAGAGCAAGAGACACTTCATCAAGAAAAACAGACTATTTCTACAAAAGGTTTATGTGTAGGGCTTTATTCACTAAAAATTATTTCAGGGAATACCCTTCTGATAAAAAGAGTTATCGTTTCTGAGTGA
- a CDS encoding ArnT family glycosyltransferase produces MKSAVKLFILFLSSAVIVLIVAPLFQKGCFIDGMLYKTVSYNYAEGLASFWNMKFTDTSMTFFCEQPPLYFYLLSNFYKLFGVHYLTDRFFTLLLFIALTVLLHLILKLVFKKTQSYLLLTYFFLLAIPVFCWSYVNQVIEPLVCVFVSLGILFFIRFLRTDKIVFMILFGLVCYLLFLTKGFQSCFIVVLPLSYFLFTKLKKTFFLFSFISVGVFLLLIIGSIFMYIPAKVWFECYYSARLVLTIENVGNTTNNHFEIIGRFFSEVIVCLGIVVLLILYLRIKKAYPLVFVIRNFLANKLALALFITSLFGSFPYAISLVQRGFYLIPSFICFVLALVIGLRRYWTIVFCGLERIDKFKLVWIFTGMVMLAAVFYFCFNLTAYKRDEIKLKDIDKILPLLQEGETVIIESAMWNDFSLHSYLYMAKKISLSVEGKESRFLIKVKSSTNDTPQHKINLNTNELELYFIPKTLP; encoded by the coding sequence ATGAAGTCAGCGGTTAAATTATTTATTCTGTTTCTGAGTTCTGCGGTTATTGTTTTAATCGTTGCACCTTTATTTCAAAAAGGCTGCTTTATTGACGGGATGCTGTATAAAACGGTTTCTTATAATTATGCTGAAGGACTTGCTTCGTTCTGGAATATGAAATTTACGGATACGAGCATGACTTTTTTCTGTGAGCAACCTCCACTTTATTTCTATTTATTGAGCAATTTTTATAAACTTTTCGGGGTACATTATTTAACCGACAGGTTTTTTACCTTGTTGCTTTTTATTGCACTCACAGTTCTGTTGCATTTAATTTTAAAGCTAGTATTTAAAAAAACTCAATCGTATTTATTACTCACCTACTTTTTTCTACTCGCTATTCCGGTGTTTTGCTGGAGCTATGTAAATCAGGTAATTGAACCTCTTGTGTGTGTATTTGTTAGTTTGGGTATTTTATTTTTTATAAGGTTTCTTCGCACAGATAAAATTGTGTTTATGATTTTGTTCGGGCTTGTTTGTTATTTGTTGTTTTTGACAAAAGGATTTCAATCTTGTTTTATTGTAGTTTTGCCTTTGAGTTATTTTCTTTTTACGAAATTGAAAAAAACCTTTTTTTTGTTCTCTTTTATATCTGTCGGGGTCTTTTTGCTGCTAATAATTGGAAGCATATTCATGTATATACCTGCCAAGGTTTGGTTTGAATGTTATTATTCAGCACGTTTGGTGTTAACGATTGAAAACGTTGGTAATACAACGAATAATCACTTTGAAATTATTGGAAGATTTTTTTCAGAAGTAATTGTTTGTTTGGGAATTGTTGTGTTATTGATTCTTTATCTTAGAATTAAAAAAGCTTATCCTCTAGTATTTGTAATTAGAAATTTTTTAGCAAATAAACTTGCACTAGCTCTTTTCATCACGTCTTTATTTGGCAGTTTCCCTTACGCGATAAGTCTTGTGCAGCGGGGTTTTTATCTGATCCCTTCTTTTATATGTTTTGTTTTAGCGCTGGTTATTGGATTGAGACGGTACTGGACGATTGTTTTTTGTGGACTAGAAAGAATTGATAAATTCAAATTAGTCTGGATTTTTACGGGGATGGTAATGCTAGCGGCTGTTTTTTATTTTTGTTTTAATCTTACAGCATACAAGCGAGATGAGATTAAATTAAAAGACATCGATAAAATTCTTCCCCTTTTACAAGAGGGGGAAACCGTTATAATTGAATCGGCAATGTGGAACGATTTTAGTTTGCATTCTTATTTGTATATGGCGAAAAAAATTAGTTTAAGTGTTGAAGGAAAAGAAAGTCGTTTTTTGATAAAAGTAAAGTCTTCAACAAATGACACGCCTCAACATAAAATTAATCTAAACACAAACGAACTCGAGTTGTATTTTATACCGAAAACTCTTCCGTAA
- a CDS encoding LptF/LptG family permease, which produces MFLKKLDKYILKKFLTTFFFSIALILMIFIVFDIKDKLPTFTTKDIALKEIVLDYYLMFIPYYGNFFSPVFIFISVIFFTSKMAQQTEFIAILSSGTSFNRVLRPYLMGAFIISFGSLLLNHLILPKAFKIKIGFEDKWINNNYTNDERNIHRKIGKNTLLYLQSYDNKINTGYKISLEEVVDNKQTYFLSADNMLWDSLSSEWVLTNVHERKITIQDRLDTLKNQKPIYHQENIYLTTKKMKLEFAPIDMWRDESKIETKTYFELKSYIKREKAKGSNRIELYEVEMYKRTSFPFATFILTIIGVCVSSRKVRGGVGSQIALGLFLTCIYIMLMYIFITIATTGVASPLLAVWVPNIIFSFVALYFYRTAQK; this is translated from the coding sequence ATGTTTTTAAAAAAATTAGATAAATACATTTTAAAAAAGTTTCTTACAACGTTCTTTTTTTCAATTGCATTAATTCTAATGATCTTTATTGTGTTCGACATTAAAGACAAGCTACCCACCTTTACTACCAAAGACATTGCACTTAAGGAAATAGTTCTTGATTATTATTTAATGTTTATTCCTTATTACGGTAATTTTTTTAGCCCTGTTTTTATTTTCATTTCTGTAATATTTTTTACTTCTAAAATGGCACAGCAAACGGAATTTATTGCCATTTTAAGCAGCGGAACCAGTTTTAACAGAGTTCTTCGCCCATACCTGATGGGAGCATTTATTATTTCATTTGGCTCACTACTACTCAATCACCTTATTCTTCCAAAAGCCTTCAAAATAAAAATAGGCTTTGAAGATAAATGGATTAATAATAATTACACCAACGACGAACGAAACATACACCGTAAAATAGGTAAGAATACCTTGTTGTACTTGCAGAGTTACGATAATAAAATAAATACCGGATACAAAATAAGTCTTGAAGAAGTTGTAGACAATAAACAAACGTATTTTTTAAGCGCAGATAACATGCTTTGGGACAGTCTTTCTTCTGAATGGGTTCTTACCAATGTGCATGAAAGAAAAATAACCATTCAGGATAGACTTGACACTTTAAAAAACCAAAAACCAATTTACCATCAGGAAAATATTTATTTGACAACTAAAAAAATGAAATTGGAATTTGCTCCAATTGATATGTGGCGCGATGAAAGTAAAATTGAAACCAAAACCTATTTTGAACTTAAGAGTTACATAAAACGTGAAAAGGCAAAAGGCTCTAACCGCATTGAACTTTACGAGGTTGAGATGTACAAACGGACTTCGTTTCCCTTTGCCACATTTATTCTCACAATCATTGGTGTTTGTGTCTCTTCTCGAAAAGTAAGAGGAGGTGTGGGTTCGCAAATAGCACTTGGTCTTTTTCTCACCTGTATTTACATTATGTTAATGTATATTTTTATTACGATTGCCACCACGGGTGTAGCTTCACCTTTGCTAGCAGTGTGGGTTCCAAACATTATTTTCTCTTTTGTGGCTTTGTATTTTTACCGTACAGCCCAAAAATAA
- the tgt gene encoding tRNA guanosine(34) transglycosylase Tgt, which translates to MKFSLLHNDKDSKARAGILETDHGSIETPIFMPVGTAGTVKAVHQRELKDDIKAQIILGNTYHLYLRPGLEVIENAGGLHKFNGWDKPILTDSGGYQIFSLSAQRKLKEEGATFKSHIDGSKHFFSPESVMDIQRIIGADIIMAFDECTPYPCEFKYAKDSLALTHRWLDRCISRFDETEPKYNYSQALFPIVQGSVYKDLRIQSAEYIASKNAFGNAIGGLSVGEPAEEMYAMTEVVTNILPKDKPRYLMGVGTPANILESIALGIDMFDCVMPTRNARHGLLFTSNGIINIRNEKWKNDFSPLDENGTTFVDNEYSKAYLRHLLVCNELLAAQIASVHNLGFYLWLVKEAREKIIEGSFLEWKNKMVKQVAQRL; encoded by the coding sequence TTGAAATTTTCACTCTTACATAACGACAAGGATTCAAAGGCCCGAGCGGGTATTTTGGAAACCGACCACGGCTCTATTGAAACACCCATTTTTATGCCGGTTGGCACTGCAGGAACTGTAAAAGCAGTGCACCAAAGGGAATTAAAAGACGATATTAAAGCCCAAATAATTTTGGGAAATACCTATCATTTGTACCTACGTCCAGGTCTTGAAGTAATTGAAAATGCAGGTGGTTTGCATAAATTTAATGGTTGGGATAAACCGATTTTAACCGACAGTGGAGGTTACCAGATTTTTTCACTCTCTGCACAACGCAAATTAAAAGAAGAAGGCGCAACCTTCAAAAGCCACATCGACGGAAGCAAGCACTTTTTTTCACCCGAAAGTGTTATGGATATTCAACGCATTATTGGAGCCGATATTATTATGGCCTTTGATGAATGCACTCCCTACCCTTGCGAATTTAAGTACGCAAAAGATTCTCTTGCTCTTACACATCGCTGGTTAGACAGATGTATTTCACGTTTTGATGAAACCGAACCTAAGTACAATTATTCGCAAGCCTTATTTCCAATTGTGCAAGGCAGTGTATACAAAGATCTACGCATTCAATCCGCCGAATACATCGCCTCTAAAAATGCTTTTGGGAATGCCATTGGCGGTTTAAGCGTAGGCGAGCCAGCTGAAGAAATGTACGCTATGACAGAAGTGGTTACCAATATTCTTCCAAAAGATAAACCGCGTTATTTAATGGGTGTTGGCACACCTGCAAACATTCTTGAAAGTATTGCTTTAGGTATTGATATGTTTGATTGTGTGATGCCGACTCGAAACGCGAGACACGGACTACTTTTTACATCGAACGGTATTATAAATATTCGAAATGAAAAGTGGAAAAACGACTTTTCGCCTTTGGATGAAAATGGAACCACCTTTGTAGATAATGAATATTCCAAAGCTTATTTACGCCATTTGTTAGTGTGCAATGAATTACTTGCCGCCCAAATTGCTAGCGTGCATAACTTAGGATTTTATCTCTGGCTTGTTAAAGAAGCTAGGGAAAAAATTATAGAGGGTTCTTTTTTGGAATGGAAAAATAAAATGGTAAAACAAGTAGCACAACGCCTTTAA
- the hxpB gene encoding hexitol phosphatase HxpB codes for MLGSIKAVIFDMDGVLIESEHLWRKAMIIGFKEYGITLSEADCRKTMGLRIGEVINLWLVHFKLTEISTKQLENRIIELLLSLIEESGTFMQGIPALIAYCRQKKLKLGLATSSSVLLMNAVLKKLDLTNEFDAALSAEFLPYGKPHPQVFLMCAEKLEIAPQECLVIEDSLNGVIAAKAAQMKVIAVPDEEHTSIQGFAVADYKRDTMHDVLALFKTILS; via the coding sequence ATGCTAGGTTCAATAAAAGCAGTAATTTTTGACATGGATGGGGTTTTAATAGAGAGCGAACATCTTTGGCGCAAGGCCATGATTATAGGATTTAAAGAATATGGTATCACTTTAAGTGAAGCAGATTGCCGGAAAACCATGGGATTACGGATAGGTGAAGTAATTAACTTATGGCTAGTTCATTTTAAACTTACTGAAATTTCGACCAAACAATTAGAAAACAGGATCATTGAACTTCTTTTATCACTCATTGAAGAAAGTGGAACCTTTATGCAAGGCATACCGGCCTTAATAGCCTATTGCAGACAGAAAAAACTAAAATTAGGCTTGGCAACTTCTTCCTCTGTATTACTCATGAATGCAGTTCTAAAAAAACTCGATCTTACAAATGAGTTTGACGCAGCACTTTCTGCCGAATTTTTACCTTACGGGAAGCCACATCCTCAAGTTTTTCTAATGTGTGCCGAAAAATTAGAAATTGCACCTCAAGAATGTTTAGTCATTGAAGATTCATTAAATGGCGTAATTGCGGCAAAAGCAGCTCAAATGAAGGTAATTGCTGTGCCTGACGAAGAGCATACAAGCATTCAGGGCTTTGCTGTAGCAGATTACAAGCGTGATACGATGCACGATGTTTTAGCATTATTTAAAACAATCTTGTCTTAG
- a CDS encoding glycosyltransferase has product MLFPDFNSLGLPEFLSVLALLGFITLIINYCIQYLPVSRFKTSRFNEEKNTPPISVIICAKNEDENLTEFLPKILTQDYPDFEVIVVNDCSYDNTENVIDEFAAIFPNLRKANIKEDPYYKHGKKFAMLVGIKAAKNNCLVFTDADCYPASDKWLGEMAAGFTNDREIILGYGAYEKQNGFLNKLIRFDAFNIAVQYLSSAIKAKPYMGVGRNLAYTKELFFKEKGFSKHYHIHSGDDDLFVNQAGNSSNTNVCIDKEAVTYSKPEKTFKQWNIQKTRHLTTAPLYSSFSKGRITFNYFSQYFFHLSLLPLAFSLKTILFIPILLILKVIVQAIMLNKASKKLGEKDLLAGSAFYELILLFIYPIFHISKLIYKPNKWTN; this is encoded by the coding sequence ATGCTTTTTCCTGACTTTAATAGCCTTGGTTTACCTGAATTTTTAAGTGTGTTGGCTTTACTTGGCTTTATTACTTTAATAATAAATTATTGTATCCAATATTTACCTGTTTCGCGATTTAAAACGAGTCGTTTTAATGAAGAAAAAAATACACCACCAATCTCTGTAATTATTTGCGCTAAAAATGAGGATGAAAATTTAACCGAGTTTCTTCCAAAAATATTAACTCAAGATTACCCGGACTTTGAAGTAATTGTTGTGAACGATTGTAGTTACGATAATACGGAGAATGTGATTGATGAATTTGCGGCCATATTTCCAAATTTGCGTAAAGCGAATATAAAGGAAGACCCTTATTATAAACATGGTAAAAAGTTTGCCATGCTTGTAGGCATAAAAGCAGCAAAAAATAATTGTTTGGTGTTTACTGATGCTGACTGTTATCCTGCATCAGATAAGTGGTTAGGTGAAATGGCCGCAGGCTTTACAAATGATAGAGAAATTATTTTAGGGTATGGCGCTTACGAAAAACAAAATGGTTTTTTAAATAAGCTTATTCGTTTTGACGCGTTTAATATTGCTGTGCAGTACCTTTCTTCTGCCATCAAAGCAAAACCATACATGGGTGTTGGTAGAAATCTGGCTTACACGAAGGAATTATTTTTCAAGGAAAAAGGTTTTTCTAAACATTACCATATCCACTCAGGTGACGATGATCTTTTTGTAAATCAGGCTGGTAATTCTAGCAATACCAATGTTTGTATTGATAAAGAAGCTGTAACATATTCTAAACCTGAAAAAACATTCAAACAATGGAATATTCAAAAAACAAGGCATTTAACTACGGCACCCCTGTATAGTTCATTCTCCAAAGGAAGAATTACTTTTAACTATTTTTCACAATACTTTTTTCACCTCTCTTTATTACCACTAGCCTTCTCATTAAAAACAATACTCTTTATTCCTATTCTGTTAATTTTAAAGGTAATTGTACAAGCAATCATGTTGAATAAAGCATCTAAAAAATTGGGAGAAAAAGATCTTTTGGCTGGTAGCGCCTTTTATGAGTTGATTCTTTTGTTTATTTATCCTATCTTTCATATAAGTAAATTAATTTATAAGCCCAATAAGTGGACGAATTAG
- a CDS encoding RNA polymerase sigma factor: protein MDELDNKEQKLTTKAVYDYKLVRLAIEKDDQKAYAELLHRYRESVYFTMLKMCNNKDDAEDLTIEAFGRAFKKLEQYSPDFAFSTWLFKIASNNAIDFLRKKKQIYALSIDNKFEAGEGSDFSASIKSLSLDPEETFIKKQKIENIRVLVDNLKPKYKEMIELFYFQELSHEEISKKLNLPLGTIKAQLFRARDLLYNAFQHNEKK, encoded by the coding sequence GTGGACGAATTAGATAATAAAGAACAAAAGTTGACGACTAAAGCAGTTTACGATTATAAACTGGTTAGACTGGCTATTGAAAAGGATGACCAAAAGGCGTATGCTGAACTTTTGCATCGTTACCGTGAAAGCGTGTATTTTACGATGCTTAAAATGTGTAACAACAAAGACGACGCAGAGGATTTAACCATTGAAGCTTTTGGTCGTGCATTTAAAAAGCTAGAGCAGTACAGTCCTGATTTTGCTTTTAGTACCTGGTTATTTAAAATTGCAAGTAATAACGCAATTGATTTTTTACGAAAGAAAAAGCAGATTTACGCTTTGTCTATAGACAATAAATTTGAAGCTGGTGAAGGTTCAGATTTTTCGGCAAGTATTAAATCGCTGTCACTTGATCCCGAGGAAACCTTTATTAAAAAGCAAAAAATTGAAAATATAAGAGTGTTGGTTGACAATTTAAAACCGAAATACAAAGAGATGATTGAGCTTTTTTATTTTCAAGAATTAAGTCATGAAGAAATATCCAAAAAATTAAATTTACCCTTAGGAACAATAAAGGCTCAGCTATTCAGAGCAAGGGATCTCTTATACAACGCATTTCAGCACAACGAAAAGAAATAA